The nucleotide sequence TTCGGTAGTTTGTATATATCGGGTTTTCACTCGTTGGATGCTCGCGGGTTAACGGAGATGTAAATAAATCTGTTACAAAGACTGGCAAAACGGACAAACACAGCCGTGACGATCGCAATGCCCATAATCACCGGGAAGTCTCGATCTAAAGCTGCTTGCCAGGCCAGGCGTCCCATCCCCGGCCAGTTGAAAATCTGTTCCACAATAATCGCGCCACCGATCACAAAAGGGATTTTTGAAGCGATAATCTCGCTCACGGGTAACAGTAGACCCTCTTTAAACGCATGCCTCCAAACAGACGCCCCCTTGGCACGGGCCGTACGAATATATTCTTCGTTTAAAACGCGTCCCAGCTCTTCATGCAAATGACGTACGATTTCACTTATAGCGCCATTACCCACCCCCAGCAGCACGACCGGGACGGCGATATAAACCCAGTTCCAATCAGTCTGAGATCCTGTCAGCACCGGAAACATCCCCAATTTTTGAGTAAACCAATAAATTGCTACATACGCCAACCAAAACAGGGGTAATGCCGATACGATATAAGCAAACATTTTTAAGATCCAAGCTGTCTTGGTACCTGTGTGGATCGCATTGTATATAGAGACAGGTACAGCAATAAGCAATGTCACCAACAAAGCTCCCATCGTCAGCAGCAGCGTTTTTAAACCGCTATTCCAAAGCTCTGCGGCCACCGGCTGACCGTTGCGTAAGGACTCCCCAAAATCCCCTTGCAACATATTAATCAGCCAGGAAAAATATTGGCCATACCAGGTACTGGGTAAACCCAATGCCTGCAGTGCCGCTTCTCTTTCTTCCCCTTGCAGCATACGTCCGCCCAGCATGGCGACAAAAGGATCGCCGGGCGCTAAATACAAAATTAAAAACACAACCCAGCTGACCCCCAATAGCAGCAAAGCGGTTAACAGTAACTCTTTGGCGGATACTGCCACTAATCTTTTAACTTTTTGTTGGCTCATCTGGAGAACTTTGGCTTCCTACGGCGCTTACAAAGAAGCCGATTGATATCCAGGAACGAAGCACTGCTCATTCAGGAGTTAAACAGACATTCCCGAGATATCAACCGGCATTGGTATAGTTTGGTACTCTATTGCTTACCTTTGGGCATATACCAATCATCCGCGAAAGAGAAAAACTTATAGGGATGGATCTTTACGTGTCGAATATTTTTGTTATACCCGGCGTAATTGGTTAACGTCCACAAGAAAGAGTAGGGGTTTTCCTCGGATAAGACAGCGTGAAGTTTACGGTAGATAGTGCGTTTTTTCTCGTGATCCAAGCTCAGTTTGGCCTCTGTAATCAAACCGTCCACTTCCGGATTGGAATATCCGCCAAAGTTGTTCTTCCATGGCCCGATTTCTCCGGAATGAAATAACGAGGATATATCCGCAGAATCGTCAAACACCCAGGATGCAAACATGATGTCAAACTC is from Gammaproteobacteria bacterium and encodes:
- a CDS encoding ABC transporter permease, with product MSQQKVKRLVAVSAKELLLTALLLLGVSWVVFLILYLAPGDPFVAMLGGRMLQGEEREAALQALGLPSTWYGQYFSWLINMLQGDFGESLRNGQPVAAELWNSGLKTLLLTMGALLVTLLIAVPVSIYNAIHTGTKTAWILKMFAYIVSALPLFWLAYVAIYWFTQKLGMFPVLTGSQTDWNWVYIAVPVVLLGVGNGAISEIVRHLHEELGRVLNEEYIRTARAKGASVWRHAFKEGLLLPVSEIIASKIPFVIGGAIIVEQIFNWPGMGRLAWQAALDRDFPVIMGIAIVTAVFVRFASLCNRFIYISVNPRASNE